A single window of Ovis canadensis isolate MfBH-ARS-UI-01 breed Bighorn chromosome 15, ARS-UI_OviCan_v2, whole genome shotgun sequence DNA harbors:
- the LOC138420641 gene encoding olfactory receptor 9I1-like, with protein MAKNNLTIVTEFILMAFPDYPELEIPLFVAFLSFYLVTLLGNLGMIILIQEDVRLHTPMYFFLSHLSLLDTCYTSVITPQALATLAAGRTVISYGQCAAQFFFFTIFAGTECFLLSVMALDRYVAVSSPLLYTEAMPPRICWALVLGAYVCGLTGSILRTSCTFTLSFCDDNQINFFFCDLPPLLKLACSDTKDAEIVIVFFGNFVILVNALVILISYLLIIKAVLKVSSSGGRAKAFSTCASHLTAVALFFGTLAFMYLRSASGTSLEEDKAVSVVYTVVIPMLNPLIYSLRNADVRAAFRKVAGRFQVSQSM; from the coding sequence ATGGCCAAGAATAATCTCACCATAGTAACTGAGTTCATCCTCATGGCCTTTCCTGACTATCCTGAGTTGGAGATCCCCCTCTTCGTGGCGTTTCTGAGTTTCTATCTGGTCACCCTTCTGGGGAACCTGGGCATGATCATTCTGATTCAGGAGGATGTCCGGCTCCACACCCCAATGTACTTCTTCCTGAGCCACCTCTCCCTGCTGGACACCTGCTACACCTCGGTCATCACCCCTCAGGCCCTGGCCACCCTGGCCGCAGGCAGGACAGTCATCTCCTATGGGCAGTGTGCAGCCCAGTTCTTCTTCTTCACCATCTTTGCAGGCACGGAGTGTTTCCTGCTGTCGGTGATGGCCCTCGATCGCTACGTGGCTGTCAGCAGCCCGCTGCTCTACACTGAGGCCATGCCTCCCAGGATCTGCTGGGCGCTGGTGCTCGGAGCCTACGTCTGTGGGCTAACAGGGTCCATCCTGCGTACCTCCTGCACATTCACCCTCTCCTTCTGTGACGACAATCAGATCAACTTCTTCTTCTGTGACCTCCCACCCCTGCTGAAGCTGGCGTGCAGTGACACAAAAGATGCAGAGATTGTCATTGTCTTTTTTGGCAACTTTGTGATTTTGGTCAATGCCCTGGTCATCCTGATTTCCTACCTGCTTATCATCAAGGCCGTTTTGAAGGTCAGCTCTTCAGGGGGCAGGGCTAAGGCTTTCTCCACGTGTGCCTCTCACCTCACTGCTGTGGCTCTGTTCTTCGGGACCCTTGCCTTCATGTATCTGCGGAGTGCTTCAGGCACATCCCTAGAGGAAGACAAGGCGGTGTCTGTCGTCTACACTGTGGTCATCCCCATGCTGAACCCTCTGATCTACAGCCTGAGAAACGCAGATGTGAGAGCAGCCTTCAGAAAGGTCGCTGGCAGGTTCCAGGTGTCCCAGAGCATGTAG